GTTTAACCACTCACGTTTTCGGTAatatgtgcaaggggctgctgttATGTGTTGATTAAGAGGCTGAGAATGGTGTCAAGATGGGTTTGTAGGGGCAACACCGATCGTGGTTGCTGGGAATGGGAATTTCGAAAGGCTGTAGCGTGGGTTTCTCGCGAGGGGTTGGGAAGATCTGCGGTGGGAGGAGTGCAAGCAGTGAAGGGTTGGTTTCAGGCCTTGAACCTGTCTCCGATGGGACCGAACCTTGACCTGGAAGGACCCTAAGCACCGCTGGTCGAACCCTAGGACAGCACGAATGGATCGAGTGCAAGGGAGTGGCGATTGAGGTGTTTCGGTTACTAGCATGTGTGCTTGGCGTGTAGGCTGCTTGAGGGATGGAGTTAGGTTTTCTTTGAGTCCAGAGGAGTCATAGGGTGGTCTAGGATGAGCTGAGCAAGGGCTGGTCCGAATGGTTTTGGGGTAGGAAGGAAAACGTGACTTTGGTGCTGCATGGGGATTACGGATGTGGGTAAGAAGTGGAGTCCAGCACCTTGCAGGTCCTGTCGTGAGGTTTGGGGGGTTAGTTTTGAGGTTTTTAGGGCCTTTTAAGGGTTGATAAGGCGTGGTAAAGATTTGGGAGAATTTCGGTTATTTATCGAGTCGATTTGAATTAAAACggggactccggtccaagttttaatacgaataaattaagtttgagtatgagctcgagtttacgtctaggaatgcttataaaaatgttttgggacattttaaggagtttggtaagcttcgggtaaaTTTTACAGGTCCAGGGATGAAATGATAATTTTcaggtttctaggggcaaaatggttattttgcacattgggtgagattttggtcctgacagcgccctgagcacaaatttatgatattttaaatgtttatgcatcatgatcacgattttaagattttatgaagaTATACGTCGTATacttgaatttaaagaaaattgcgttggtgcatgatttttataagtgatgaaaatgataatgttttgaatgacgggaattagttgtggctatcgaagtatatgtaaatgtttaagacgtatatgtaaatgctgatgatgaggcctaggcacagtggatgggtgatcctgtcattgatgtccgacagccgctgggtaccgcggttctatgtatgatggatccatcgtaaatgatgatgtaagatagtcacctctaatgaactgaattcaccaatgataaatgataaatgatgaatgatgaacgataaatgataaacgatgaatgatgattaacgatgagctattttgacacgtcatgattttacacgacacttttatgttatgtttttaaagttcatgaaaagtatgttgagtatgatatttttcactNatacgatagtcacctctaatgaactgaattcaccaatgataaatgataaatgatgaatgataaatgatgaatgatgaacgataaatgataaacgatgaatgatgattaacgatgagctattttgacacgtcatgattttacacgacacggtGATGTTACGTTTTcaaagttcatgaaaggtatgttagtgatatttttcactgctgtgtgctatgtatatgtatttgctattaacggtgcaggtgtgttgagtctttagactcactaggcgtgtgtgatgcaggtgagcttaatgatgaggggactggaggtgctgaactctaagtaggcagacctggtgcgaCGACACGATCCGAGGACCACAcgtttttccgcattatgattcATGAGATTGAaaagaaataaacatttttacacgttgatgattttaagatttttatttgtttatggttattttaaactgcacgATTTTAGTGTCAAAtttttaagatcatttttaaatattatattttctgtaGATCGCATGCATGCGAAACGTTTAAATGTTgtttcgaaaatgtgagctttaaaaaaatatatatttccgcacttttaaaatttGACTACGTTTCAGGgacaatctttgagaaataatgCTTGAAGCCCATTCCACGTTCCACGCATATTGCTAGCACCATCAATGTTTTTCCTTTCTTTGCAGCATATTGATGTTCCATTTTGAAATAGTTCATCTAATAAAATAGACTAATATtgccaaaaatttgaaagataaaataCTAACactaaaataaaacaatatatgGGATTAAAATCGCAAATAAACAAACATATATAGACGCATACAAAAAGGACATatactatatttatttttaaaatataaataactaaTAATACAACCAAACTGTTCTTAGTAATATCCAAATTCCCATTTATTTCAAAACCTTAGACAATAAGTCGAAATCTTAATACATAGAAATATTCAAACCTCAATCCTAATTATCCATCCTTTTTAAGTTTTTCAACAGCCGTTTTCCCCACAGTTCCATCAGTTCCTGCCAGCTCCATATACTTATCCTTTCTAGTTAAATCAGTGCATTTATACTGCAAATACTCGGCGATCAATTCTTGGACATGATTCGCAACTTCATGGGCCGATTTCCCGGCACTACATGTTTGATCATACGGCAGTTTGTTTAAGAATGTCACCTCGTATGTTGGGAAAGGATTCATCAAAAAGAAGATGGGATCCAACCATTTGTACCCTCTCGCGGTATTCCCGTAGAACATGGTAGTTTTAACCGTAGTAGCTACCGGAGTTATTTCATCGCTGATCTCAGCAAACAAGGATGAAAATCTCAGCAGATAGGGTTCTCGGCATGTCGTACCCTCGGGGCACATGACCAAATATCGGCCCTCATCTACAATATCCCTCATCAGTTTTGCATCCTTAGCTCGGTCTCGGGTTAGTCTCGATGTTTTCATCGGCGACAACCACTCGGAGGTACTTGGCACAGAGTATGAGACGGTGATCGACTTGCTGCCCAACGAAGTAGAGATTAGGACTGCGTCTAGGACGCATCTATGGCAGGTAGCAAACACCATTCCTCCTCCTTTCTTCACTTTAGGGTTTCGATCTCCAGAGTTATGGAAAGGGTGgccttttgtttttataataacACCAAAAGGAAGTTTAACATGGGGTATTATAGTTATAGGGAATAGGGCTCCGATGATAATACGAATGATCGCGAGGAGAATGCCTATGGGAAACCATAACACGATAGCCAATGCAACCATGGGAGTTGGTTTCTGGACTAGTCGGCCATCGTGGAAGATCACCGGCTTCGGCAACATGTCCGGCTTCATGGGTCGAACGCCCACCCTTGATGGAACCATGTACCTTTCCTACAGtgtgtaaaaatatttatacgtATGTCATCTGGTACCCAATACAAATAAAGATGCGCACGCTAGGTGTGTAAGCCGAATTAAAATCAACAAGAGTCTAAGTGTggaacttttaaaaaaatgtaaatatcaAAGTCCTCTCTAATTTGTCATGTTTtctatttttatcatttaactTGTCACATATGATTCGTAGTCATGTAACTATGGTTTTTGTTGGATTTTAACCATATGTTGCTGGATTGCTTATCATGTTGGACATCTCAGTAGTTTTCTGGTGTCACGTCAGCTTTTCCAGCGATAGGTTAGTGTTCCGACAAAATGactaaaaatcaaaaaaaaaaacaaaacaaaacaaaacaaaacaaaattacaAGTACTATAACTCAATTTTTACAAGTTAGCTGTCGAAAATAGAAGACTTGACTGACAAATTTGGCATTTTCCTAAATGTTTGTCTATTtgtgatttttgttttttatattgttaaatttcaatcttagtATTATATTGAATTTAAACATCTTTTTCCATTGGTGTGCTGAAGTGAGACTACGCACGTCAACACAATGTATGTTACAACAGTGTTACGacgggaaaaaattaaaattacaaaaataaataaataactaaagATATTAGAGGAAATACTGAATTGTGACAATACAGAGTTTCGAAATTGCACCGAGATGAATATAAAGGAccaaaatcattatttttccAATAGTTTGGCGCCTATTTTGGGTTTTGGTCATTTAAATAGCCATAATTGGGTTTTGATCTTATAAGTTGAGTATTTTTTTCTAAGTCATATTTTTTCGGAGGGATGTGATATGCGCCAAAATTTGATGCACGGGGAAATGCAAGTGTCTAATAGGACC
This window of the Primulina huaijiensis isolate GDHJ02 unplaced genomic scaffold, ASM1229523v2 scaffold13587, whole genome shotgun sequence genome carries:
- the LOC140965722 gene encoding glycerol-3-phosphate acyltransferase RAM2-like, yielding MGNPSCFISRKIPSISECSTNDRENHTVVSDLDGTLLVGRSSFPYFALVAFDVGGILRLFMLLLAAPLAGILYYLISEAAGIRVLIFVTIAGVKVSDIESAARAVLPKYYSDDVHPETYGVFSSCGRRCVVTANPRIMVEPFLKKYLNVDMVLGTEISSFRGIATGLVASPGVLVGKNKAVAVERSFGRGSMPDIGIGDRETDLPFMELCKERYMVPSRVGVRPMKPDMLPKPVIFHDGRLVQKPTPMVALAIVLWFPIGILLAIIRIIIGALFPITIIPHVKLPFGVIIKTKGHPFHNSGDRNPKVKKGGGMVFATCHRCVLDAVLISTSLGSKSITVSYSVPSTSEWLSPMKTSRLTRDRAKDAKLMRDIVDEGRYLVMCPEGTTCREPYLLRFSSLFAEISDEITPVATTVKTTMFYGNTARGYKWLDPIFFLMNPFPTYEVTFLNKLPYDQTCSAGKSAHEVANHVQELIAEYLQYKCTDLTRKDKYMELAGTDGTVGKTAVEKLKKDG